A window from Rhizosphaericola mali encodes these proteins:
- a CDS encoding dicarboxylate/amino acid:cation symporter — MTKNNFLKNYGSSLILLSGLVVGCLLGVIFGPKIQIVKPLGDIFLNLLFIAVVPLIFFTIANSIANIESKETKMGKLFLVTIFVFILTVVIAAILTTIGVFLFPIPQPAIPLQKVNTEEVSNLGDQITSMLTVDNFYKLLSKGNMLALMIFSALMGFAIRKSGEKGQAFKAFIQSGNEVMTQFLGLIMKIAPFGLGAYMATQISTLGPQMFGIYGHALAIYHGVGIIYMLVFFSLYAFIWGGRKMIRIYWKNNIIPTITAVGTCSSIASIPINLEAAEKMGISPFIRNIVITLGGVLHKEGSSISSIIKIATVFAVLHKPYTGMDTITSAILITIIVSMVEGGVPNGGYLGEILFISVYKLPAETLTVAMAIGTLVDPFATILNVTGDTASGMLISRIMDGKRKYTDKELAN; from the coding sequence ATGACTAAAAATAACTTTCTCAAAAACTACGGCAGTAGTTTGATTCTTTTATCCGGATTAGTTGTTGGTTGTTTATTAGGGGTAATATTTGGTCCTAAAATTCAAATAGTCAAGCCGCTTGGCGATATTTTTCTCAATCTCCTTTTTATTGCGGTCGTTCCATTGATATTTTTTACCATTGCCAATTCTATTGCGAATATTGAAAGCAAGGAAACCAAAATGGGTAAATTATTTTTGGTAACGATTTTTGTATTTATTCTCACTGTTGTAATCGCTGCTATTTTAACTACCATTGGCGTATTTCTTTTTCCAATACCACAACCGGCAATCCCTTTGCAAAAGGTTAATACAGAAGAAGTGAGTAATCTTGGAGATCAGATTACCAGTATGTTGACCGTGGATAATTTTTACAAATTACTTTCCAAGGGAAATATGCTCGCATTAATGATATTCTCTGCTTTAATGGGATTTGCTATTCGAAAATCAGGAGAAAAAGGGCAAGCATTTAAAGCATTTATCCAATCTGGCAACGAAGTCATGACGCAATTTTTAGGCTTGATTATGAAAATTGCCCCATTCGGACTAGGAGCATACATGGCTACGCAGATCAGCACATTAGGGCCTCAAATGTTTGGTATTTATGGTCATGCATTAGCGATATATCACGGTGTCGGCATCATTTATATGTTGGTATTTTTCTCTCTTTATGCATTTATTTGGGGAGGTCGGAAAATGATTCGCATTTATTGGAAAAATAATATCATACCAACGATTACTGCAGTGGGCACTTGTAGTAGTATCGCTAGTATTCCCATCAATCTTGAAGCTGCAGAAAAAATGGGTATTTCTCCATTTATCCGAAATATTGTTATCACACTCGGCGGCGTTTTGCACAAAGAAGGAAGTTCTATTTCTTCTATTATAAAAATAGCCACCGTATTTGCCGTTTTACATAAGCCATATACTGGAATGGACACGATTACTAGTGCCATCCTTATTACCATTATTGTAAGCATGGTAGAAGGCGGTGTTCCCAATGGAGGTTACCTGGGTGAAATTTTGTTTATTTCCGTATACAAATTACCGGCAGAAACACTCACCGTTGCCATGGCGATTGGAACTTTAGTCGATCCATTTGCTACTATTTTGAACGTAACAGGAGATACGGCTAGTGGAATGTTGATTAGTAGAATTATGGATGGAAAAAGAAAATATACTGATAAAGAATTAGCAAATTAA
- a CDS encoding bifunctional folylpolyglutamate synthase/dihydrofolate synthase — protein sequence MNYEETLAYLYEQLPMFSRIGASAIKKDLTNTLALCEALGNPQNKFKTIHIAGTNGKGSTSHFLSAIFQTAGYKTGLYTSPHIKDFRERIRINGELCSKEFVVDFVARIKPAMEKIAPSFFEITVAMAFEYFAQANVDIAIIETGLGGRLDSTNVILPELSVITNIGWDHMDLLGDTLAKIAGEKAGIIKPNVPVVIGEYVEETLPVFQEKANKEHAPLVLASEERKVIASQYLGQTIIVEVESESSKQKNTYTLDLPGIYQTKNLLTVLAAIDEMNKKGWNISNEIIQKAGQNIKNLTGLHGRWEVLQNNPVLVSDVGHNKNCMIEIAKQIKLSQFNHLYIICGFVKDKDFDSALLELPADATYFYTRAHIPRALDETSLLEEATKIGRPGTAFPDVNTAIEHAKSIASKEDMILVCGSVFLVAEIDDKWK from the coding sequence ATGAATTACGAAGAAACATTAGCCTATTTATACGAACAGTTACCTATGTTTAGTAGGATAGGAGCATCGGCGATTAAAAAGGATTTGACCAATACATTGGCACTTTGCGAGGCATTGGGTAATCCTCAGAATAAATTTAAAACGATTCATATCGCCGGTACGAATGGCAAAGGTTCAACAAGCCATTTTTTGTCTGCCATTTTTCAAACCGCTGGTTATAAAACAGGATTGTATACTTCGCCACATATCAAAGATTTTAGAGAGCGTATTCGAATAAATGGAGAATTATGTTCCAAAGAATTTGTAGTTGATTTTGTAGCGCGAATTAAGCCTGCAATGGAAAAAATTGCGCCATCATTTTTCGAAATTACGGTGGCTATGGCATTTGAATATTTTGCGCAGGCAAATGTAGATATTGCGATTATCGAAACGGGTTTAGGTGGTAGATTGGATAGCACGAATGTAATCTTACCAGAGTTAAGTGTTATTACCAATATTGGTTGGGATCACATGGATTTATTGGGAGATACTTTGGCTAAAATTGCAGGAGAAAAAGCAGGTATCATCAAACCAAATGTTCCTGTTGTAATTGGAGAATATGTGGAAGAAACGCTTCCTGTATTTCAGGAAAAAGCTAATAAAGAGCATGCTCCATTAGTTTTGGCATCAGAAGAAAGAAAAGTCATTGCTTCCCAATATCTCGGACAAACAATTATTGTAGAGGTAGAATCTGAATCATCCAAACAAAAGAATACATACACGCTTGATCTTCCGGGTATTTATCAGACGAAAAATTTATTGACCGTTCTTGCGGCTATTGATGAAATGAATAAAAAAGGTTGGAATATCTCCAATGAAATTATTCAAAAGGCTGGACAAAATATTAAAAATTTGACCGGACTACATGGTCGTTGGGAAGTTTTACAAAATAATCCTGTACTTGTTTCAGATGTTGGTCATAACAAGAATTGTATGATTGAAATTGCGAAGCAAATTAAGTTGAGTCAATTCAATCATCTTTACATAATCTGTGGATTTGTAAAAGATAAGGATTTTGATAGTGCATTGTTGGAATTACCAGCTGACGCAACTTATTTCTATACAAGAGCACATATTCCAAGAGCTTTAGATGAAACTTCATTATTAGAAGAAGCTACTAAAATTGGTCGGCCAGGAACGGCATTTCCCGATGTGAATACGGCCATTGAACATGCTAAAAGTATTGCATCGAAAGAAGATATGATTTTGGTATGCGGAAGTGTGTTTTTGGTAGCTGAGATTGATGATAAATGGAAATAA
- a CDS encoding energy transducer TonB, with protein MNSTISTYSEGGNNKINIRAGIYTAISCVVLALIFLFIRWQQTPAPATAVQDDGGIEVNFGNSDQGMGDIPPMVPGGPAPEAEQPKEDVAPPAAATHEDEEETYKEVADNNDKDVPTIKTSPTPKKVIKAENKPVEKKEIKKVEKEPTPTKTETKKPAAVMQSTASKPKVEMPKAVYKGGKGTGGNGADSYNGVKSQGIAGGRGDQGKMGGDPNSDSYNGTGKGTGGSGSGTGNSGVSIKSGLSGRRFNGFPSFEDSFNENARVAVDIEVNEAGQVTSASINPRGTTTTNSNILNIAKRRARQLKFNKGDVESQSGTVQFNFKLRG; from the coding sequence ATGAATTCTACTATTTCGACATATTCTGAAGGCGGAAATAACAAAATCAATATTCGCGCGGGTATTTATACCGCTATATCTTGTGTTGTTTTGGCTTTAATATTTTTATTTATTCGTTGGCAACAAACCCCTGCTCCTGCAACTGCCGTGCAAGATGATGGAGGTATAGAGGTGAATTTTGGAAATAGTGATCAAGGTATGGGGGATATTCCTCCAATGGTTCCTGGAGGTCCAGCTCCAGAGGCTGAACAACCAAAAGAAGATGTGGCCCCTCCTGCTGCGGCTACGCATGAAGACGAAGAGGAAACGTACAAGGAGGTTGCGGATAATAATGACAAAGACGTACCTACAATTAAGACCTCTCCAACTCCCAAAAAAGTAATCAAAGCAGAGAATAAACCTGTCGAAAAGAAAGAAATTAAAAAAGTAGAAAAAGAACCTACTCCAACTAAAACAGAAACAAAAAAGCCGGCTGCAGTGATGCAATCAACCGCTTCCAAACCTAAAGTGGAAATGCCAAAAGCTGTATATAAAGGTGGCAAAGGTACGGGTGGCAATGGTGCAGATAGTTACAATGGTGTAAAAAGTCAAGGTATTGCGGGTGGTCGTGGTGACCAAGGTAAAATGGGCGGAGATCCTAATTCGGATAGTTATAATGGTACGGGAAAAGGAACTGGTGGTTCGGGTTCAGGTACTGGCAATAGCGGTGTATCTATTAAAAGTGGTTTGTCAGGACGTCGATTCAACGGATTCCCGTCCTTCGAAGATAGTTTTAACGAAAATGCGCGTGTTGCTGTGGATATCGAAGTTAATGAAGCTGGTCAAGTGACTTCGGCTTCTATCAATCCGCGTGGAACAACGACTACGAATAGTAATATTTTGAATATTGCCAAAAGGCGTGCTCGTCAGTTGAAATTCAATAAAGGCGATGTAGAAAGCCAATCAGGAACCGTACAATTTAATTTCAAATTGAGAGGATAA
- a CDS encoding RelA/SpoT family protein has protein sequence MNETSTIETTKVLPAYTLNEEQEKKEIVRRYRALLRALKTKIKKGDRELLRRAFEIAADAHKSMRRKSGEPYIFHPIAVAMICVEEIGLGVRSTICALLHDTVEDTDVTLEDIDREFGPEIARIVDGLTKISTVVDNSTTPQAENFKKILLTLTDDPRVILIKLADRLHNMRTLDSMKREKQLKIASETVWVYAPLAHRMGLYAIKTEMEDLSMKYLEPVEYKQIAKKLAETKRERNRYINEFIRPIKEKLDESGFNFEIYGRPKSIHSIWHKIKTKGVPFEEVYDLFAIRIILDSPPSKEKEECWKVYSMITDEYTPSPERLRDWLSNPKSNGYEALHTTVMGPQGKWVEVQIRTKRMNEIAEKGLAAHYKYKEGTTNADPFDKWFEQIREVIGNPNNDSIDFLQDFKTSFLAEEIYVYTPKGDVKLMPVGSTALDFAFSIHSAIGSKCIGAKINHKLVPISHKLRSGDQIEIITSNKQKPNEDWLGYVVTAKAKSKIKDALKEEKRTIAEDGKYILQRKLDSIGAPNSQNNIDELVAFYKTSSPLDLYYNIARKSIDLKELKEFKVLGDKLEIPKPERPKPEISAPNSYETPAQNIPKKDSELIIFGESSDKIMYTLAKCCNPIPGDDVFGFVSTGKGLIIHRTNCPNAAQMMANYGHRIVKTKWAKNKEISFLTGLEIIGVDDVGVINKITNIISGDMKINISALSIESEDGIFKGRVKVFVHDKEELEDLVGRLMHLNGIQNVNRFDAEEKQ, from the coding sequence ATGAATGAAACATCGACCATAGAAACAACAAAGGTATTACCGGCATACACACTCAATGAAGAGCAAGAAAAAAAAGAAATTGTACGTCGATATAGAGCATTATTAAGAGCACTAAAAACCAAAATAAAAAAAGGAGATAGGGAATTATTAAGACGCGCATTTGAAATAGCAGCAGACGCCCATAAATCTATGCGTCGGAAAAGTGGTGAACCTTACATATTTCACCCAATTGCAGTAGCAATGATTTGTGTGGAAGAAATTGGATTAGGTGTCAGAAGTACAATTTGCGCATTGTTGCATGATACAGTTGAGGACACCGATGTCACATTAGAAGACATCGATCGGGAGTTCGGACCTGAGATCGCACGCATTGTGGATGGTTTGACTAAAATATCTACCGTTGTTGATAATAGTACTACGCCACAAGCCGAAAATTTTAAAAAAATACTCTTGACGCTCACAGATGATCCAAGAGTTATTTTGATAAAATTGGCGGACCGTTTGCACAATATGCGCACATTGGATTCTATGAAGCGCGAAAAGCAATTGAAAATCGCCAGTGAAACCGTATGGGTGTATGCTCCTTTAGCACATCGTATGGGATTGTATGCTATCAAAACAGAAATGGAAGATCTTTCCATGAAATATCTCGAACCTGTTGAGTACAAACAAATTGCAAAAAAACTCGCAGAAACGAAACGTGAACGAAATCGCTATATCAATGAATTTATCCGACCCATCAAGGAAAAATTGGATGAATCTGGTTTTAATTTTGAAATATATGGTCGTCCTAAAAGTATCCATTCCATTTGGCATAAGATAAAAACGAAAGGCGTTCCTTTTGAAGAAGTATATGATTTATTTGCCATTAGGATCATTTTGGATAGTCCACCTTCTAAAGAAAAAGAAGAATGTTGGAAAGTATATTCCATGATTACGGATGAATATACTCCATCTCCTGAGCGATTAAGGGATTGGTTAAGCAATCCAAAAAGTAATGGCTATGAAGCGTTGCATACCACCGTAATGGGGCCACAAGGGAAATGGGTAGAAGTTCAAATACGTACCAAACGTATGAATGAAATTGCAGAAAAAGGTCTTGCCGCACATTACAAATACAAAGAAGGTACGACAAATGCCGATCCATTTGATAAATGGTTTGAACAAATACGTGAAGTTATTGGCAATCCAAATAATGACAGTATTGACTTTTTACAAGATTTCAAAACAAGCTTTCTTGCGGAAGAAATTTATGTTTATACTCCGAAAGGAGATGTCAAGTTAATGCCCGTAGGATCAACTGCATTGGATTTTGCATTTAGCATACACTCTGCAATTGGTAGTAAATGTATTGGAGCTAAAATCAATCATAAATTAGTTCCCATAAGTCACAAATTGCGTAGCGGTGATCAGATTGAAATCATCACAAGTAACAAACAAAAACCCAATGAAGATTGGTTGGGATATGTCGTTACCGCAAAGGCAAAAAGCAAAATTAAAGATGCCTTAAAAGAAGAAAAAAGAACAATTGCAGAAGATGGTAAATATATTTTGCAACGCAAATTGGATTCCATTGGAGCGCCAAATAGTCAAAATAATATTGACGAATTAGTCGCTTTTTATAAGACCAGTTCACCTTTGGATTTGTATTACAATATTGCACGCAAATCCATTGATCTAAAAGAATTAAAAGAGTTCAAAGTATTAGGAGATAAGTTAGAAATTCCGAAACCTGAAAGACCTAAGCCTGAAATATCCGCACCGAATTCTTATGAAACGCCAGCGCAAAACATTCCGAAAAAGGATTCTGAATTGATCATATTTGGAGAAAGTAGTGACAAAATCATGTACACGCTCGCCAAATGTTGTAATCCGATTCCAGGTGATGATGTATTTGGATTTGTAAGTACAGGAAAAGGTTTGATTATTCACAGAACCAATTGTCCTAATGCTGCGCAAATGATGGCCAATTACGGACATCGTATCGTCAAAACAAAATGGGCGAAAAATAAAGAAATCTCTTTTCTTACGGGTTTGGAAATTATCGGTGTGGACGATGTTGGTGTAATCAATAAAATTACCAACATCATCAGTGGAGATATGAAAATCAACATCTCTGCCTTATCCATCGAATCAGAAGATGGTATATTCAAAGGTCGAGTCAAAGTATTTGTACATGACAAAGAAGAATTGGAAGATCTTGTCGGAAGATTGATGCATTTGAATGGTATTCAAAATGTCAATCGTTTCGATGCGGAAGAAAAGCAATAA
- the nhaA gene encoding Na+/H+ antiporter NhaA: MTKRKFGYKYLLAFTQNSKSIGVLLIACTILSLVLTNCTQSNIFKEFWTKELTHNIYFPESIEGWVNDGFMAVFFFYAGLEIKKEILEGELNSLKKAALPIFSAFGGVIFPAVIYFYFNKNSVFGGGWGIPTATDIAFSLGIASLFSAKLFPASLRVFLTALAIVDDLIAVLIVAIFYGGNISLFWFVISLLVLLFSFLILKKKNNNILILIVGVVLWFAVFQSGIHATLAGVLLAFCIPVRKIALLMGKLHVAVNFVIVPFFAIANTCIVIPAHFLSYFSHKLFLGISLGLLVGKPLGILLVARILVYLKWVKLPSGTDWNKMIGAGILAGIGFTMSIFIATIAFKETETQDIAKLGVLIGSSLSILIGYFWVKFFHRNVSPKK, from the coding sequence TTGACTAAAAGAAAATTTGGATATAAGTATTTATTGGCATTTACTCAAAACAGTAAAAGCATTGGTGTATTGTTGATAGCTTGTACCATTTTGTCTTTAGTATTAACGAATTGTACTCAATCGAATATATTTAAAGAGTTTTGGACTAAGGAGTTAACGCATAATATCTATTTTCCTGAAAGTATAGAAGGTTGGGTCAATGATGGTTTCATGGCGGTTTTCTTTTTTTATGCAGGTTTGGAAATAAAGAAGGAAATACTAGAGGGGGAATTGAATTCCTTAAAAAAGGCAGCTCTTCCGATTTTTAGCGCATTTGGTGGCGTTATTTTCCCGGCAGTTATTTATTTTTATTTCAATAAAAACTCAGTATTTGGTGGTGGTTGGGGGATACCAACTGCAACAGATATCGCGTTTTCCTTAGGTATCGCTTCATTATTTAGTGCAAAATTATTTCCTGCTTCTTTACGAGTATTTCTAACCGCACTAGCGATTGTTGATGATTTAATTGCAGTTTTAATTGTCGCCATATTTTATGGTGGCAATATTTCACTCTTTTGGTTTGTAATATCTCTTTTGGTTCTTCTATTTTCTTTCTTGATTTTGAAGAAAAAAAATAATAATATTTTGATCTTAATCGTAGGAGTTGTATTGTGGTTTGCTGTATTTCAAAGTGGTATTCATGCAACACTTGCAGGCGTGCTATTAGCATTCTGTATTCCGGTGAGAAAAATCGCTCTATTGATGGGAAAGTTACACGTTGCAGTAAATTTTGTAATTGTGCCATTCTTTGCAATTGCCAATACTTGTATAGTTATTCCTGCCCATTTTCTATCTTATTTTTCACACAAGTTATTCTTGGGAATTTCCTTGGGATTATTAGTAGGTAAACCATTAGGAATATTATTGGTTGCGAGAATTTTAGTTTATTTAAAATGGGTAAAACTACCTTCAGGTACGGATTGGAACAAGATGATCGGTGCCGGCATATTGGCTGGAATTGGATTTACCATGTCCATATTTATTGCCACCATTGCATTTAAAGAAACCGAAACTCAAGATATTGCCAAATTAGGGGTTTTGATCGGTAGCTCTTTATCTATTTTGATAGGATATTTTTGGGTGAAATTTTTTCATAGAAATGTTTCACCCAAAAAATAG
- a CDS encoding OstA-like protein gives MKGKAISMRFAGRIFLSAFIFLSISHMVRAQVTPPKSVPHKMTHADTLKMRANMRRIVIMSSKRLHSQQMPDSVVYQSFAGNVKLKQGKTFFDADSAVINSVTNIVEAFGHVFINDEGKTKINSDYLRYNGAERKAFLRDHVILKDATSILHTPELSYDLGSKTGIYEKTGHLINGKTILDSKGGIYYGESHDATFTGDVRLRDPQYTIDTDTLLYNSESKIATFTVPTVIKVGKQQKVLTTDGYYNLMNKTAYFGKRPTLIDSASTLIADEVAMDDANGFGDARGRVVYKDTAQNMALVSGHLRTNRAVGALEATELPVAILEQEKGNSDSLYITGDTLFSGRLSARFDNADDGKLHLNDFYLPERKADSNGVIRPSIQVKDSIITIVKPLHNRPITTDSLAGATETNNMVAFKSLGAPTKDTSSLRSPLAQDSVSIIKYPVVRPAKSVPKNTVNIVKQKRKKDSPKKQEEDNKKNENNSDRYIEAYAHVRIFSDSMQAVGDSMFYSFKDSIFRLFKNPVVWTQSNQLFGDTIYLFTQNRKPKRLYVYENAVAINRADTFPTHNFFNQVKGRTLNVMFTNGAIDSIHAKGSTESIYYITDAMNKYTGVNQCTSDVLDMFFINKKPMRIKPISDVSGTVYPIQQSDPNDMRVRGFKILEYRRPKTKYELFQPYVIPVPPNPTGRQKGSAKID, from the coding sequence ATGAAAGGTAAAGCCATTTCTATGAGATTTGCCGGTAGGATTTTCCTGTCGGCATTTATTTTTTTATCCATATCACATATGGTACGTGCGCAAGTCACGCCACCAAAATCCGTTCCTCATAAAATGACGCATGCTGATACGTTAAAAATGCGTGCCAATATGCGTCGAATTGTGATTATGAGTTCTAAACGTTTGCATAGCCAGCAGATGCCAGATTCTGTAGTTTATCAATCCTTTGCGGGTAATGTAAAATTGAAACAGGGTAAAACATTTTTTGATGCAGACAGCGCGGTGATTAATTCTGTAACGAATATAGTCGAGGCATTCGGACATGTATTCATTAACGACGAAGGTAAGACTAAGATTAATTCTGATTATTTGAGATACAATGGGGCTGAGAGGAAAGCATTTTTGCGAGATCACGTGATTCTAAAAGATGCTACCAGTATTTTACACACTCCTGAACTGAGCTACGATCTTGGGTCTAAGACTGGTATTTACGAAAAAACAGGACATCTAATAAACGGGAAAACCATTTTGGATAGCAAGGGTGGAATTTATTATGGAGAAAGTCATGATGCCACATTTACTGGTGATGTACGTTTAAGAGATCCTCAATATACTATTGATACAGATACGCTTTTGTATAATAGTGAATCCAAAATAGCTACATTTACCGTTCCTACAGTTATCAAAGTTGGTAAGCAACAAAAGGTTTTGACCACTGATGGTTATTATAACTTAATGAATAAAACGGCTTATTTTGGCAAAAGACCTACATTGATAGATTCTGCATCTACTTTAATTGCGGATGAGGTAGCTATGGATGATGCCAATGGCTTTGGCGATGCTCGAGGACGTGTAGTTTATAAAGATACTGCGCAAAATATGGCATTAGTAAGTGGACATTTACGTACAAATAGAGCAGTTGGCGCATTAGAAGCGACGGAACTACCGGTGGCGATTCTAGAACAAGAAAAAGGAAATAGTGATTCTTTATATATTACAGGTGATACATTATTTTCTGGGAGATTGTCTGCTAGATTTGATAATGCGGATGATGGGAAATTGCACTTAAATGATTTTTATTTACCAGAAAGAAAAGCGGATAGTAATGGCGTTATCCGACCAAGTATTCAAGTCAAAGACTCTATCATTACGATTGTAAAACCTTTACATAATCGACCCATCACAACGGACTCTTTAGCAGGAGCGACGGAAACCAATAATATGGTGGCTTTCAAATCTCTAGGCGCTCCCACAAAGGATACTTCAAGTTTACGTTCTCCTTTAGCACAGGATTCCGTCTCAATTATTAAATATCCAGTAGTACGTCCGGCAAAATCTGTACCTAAAAATACGGTGAACATAGTTAAACAAAAGCGCAAAAAAGATTCACCTAAAAAGCAAGAAGAAGATAACAAAAAGAATGAAAATAATTCGGATAGATACATTGAAGCATATGCTCATGTACGGATATTTTCTGATTCCATGCAGGCTGTAGGTGATAGCATGTTTTATTCGTTCAAGGATTCCATTTTTAGATTATTCAAAAATCCGGTGGTTTGGACACAATCCAATCAGTTGTTTGGAGATACGATTTATCTATTTACACAAAATAGAAAACCTAAAAGATTATACGTTTATGAAAATGCCGTCGCAATCAATCGTGCGGATACATTCCCTACGCATAATTTCTTTAATCAGGTAAAAGGTAGAACCTTGAATGTGATGTTTACCAATGGAGCGATTGATAGCATTCATGCGAAAGGATCCACGGAAAGCATTTATTATATAACCGATGCTATGAATAAATATACAGGCGTCAATCAATGCACATCTGATGTTCTTGATATGTTTTTTATCAATAAAAAACCAATGCGTATTAAGCCAATTTCTGATGTAAGTGGGACTGTGTATCCTATTCAACAGAGTGATCCAAATGACATGCGTGTAAGAGGATTTAAAATATTAGAATATCGTAGGCCTAAAACCAAGTACGAATTATTTCAACCTTATGTAATACCGGTACCACCTAATCCTACAGGAAGGCAAAAAGGAAGTGCAAAAATTGACTAA
- a CDS encoding MlaD family protein — MKISNETKIGALTLITIVLLFLGFNFLKGKNLFKSGFFLNATFPNAKGLQPSNPVIINGYQVGTVYELKAADNNIGAINIEIKLNEAFNIPKNSVAVIESNPLGTGKINIKLGNGTSFFVSGDFIQTQDDPGMLGALTSKLGPTADNLASALSHMDTLLINLNTVLNDGNKGSIAGILANMQKMTAQFAVASSSLNTMLDQKNGALAKTMNHVESITGNLASNNEKINNSVSNLEKTTAQLSEADIKGISAKLNDAMVQLNTAMTNLNGQLSGTKGTAGALLNDRALYNNINNTVQSLNTLMDDLRVHPKRYVNISIFGKKDKKNYLTEPLNADSLKTANAQ; from the coding sequence ATGAAAATATCGAATGAAACTAAGATAGGTGCACTTACGCTTATCACGATAGTTTTACTGTTTTTAGGATTTAATTTTTTGAAAGGAAAGAATTTATTTAAATCTGGCTTTTTCTTAAATGCAACTTTTCCCAATGCAAAAGGTTTGCAGCCATCTAATCCCGTAATTATAAATGGATACCAAGTAGGAACGGTGTATGAGTTAAAAGCTGCAGATAATAATATCGGCGCTATTAATATTGAGATTAAATTAAATGAGGCATTTAATATTCCAAAAAATTCTGTTGCCGTTATTGAATCGAATCCCTTAGGAACAGGAAAAATAAATATCAAATTGGGGAATGGAACTTCCTTTTTTGTTTCCGGTGATTTTATTCAAACGCAAGATGATCCGGGTATGTTGGGTGCGCTTACTAGTAAATTAGGACCCACTGCAGACAATTTAGCTTCTGCATTATCTCATATGGACACGTTGTTAATCAATTTGAATACGGTTTTAAATGATGGCAACAAAGGAAGCATTGCAGGGATTTTAGCTAATATGCAAAAAATGACCGCTCAATTTGCCGTCGCTTCATCAAGTTTGAATACCATGTTGGATCAAAAAAATGGTGCATTGGCAAAAACAATGAATCATGTGGAAAGTATTACCGGAAATTTAGCTTCTAATAACGAAAAGATTAATAATTCAGTAAGCAATTTAGAAAAAACTACGGCACAATTATCTGAAGCAGATATCAAAGGAATTTCTGCAAAATTGAATGACGCAATGGTTCAATTAAATACGGCAATGACAAATCTGAATGGTCAGTTGTCTGGTACAAAAGGAACGGCTGGAGCCTTGTTAAACGATAGAGCATTATACAATAATATTAACAACACTGTACAAAGTTTGAATACATTAATGGACGACCTTCGTGTACATCCTAAGCGTTATGTCAATATTTCTATTTTTGGAAAAAAAGATAAGAAAAATTATTTGACTGAACCGCTAAATGCAGATTCATTAAAAACGGCGAATGCGCAGTAA
- a CDS encoding N-acetylmuramoyl-L-alanine amidase family protein: protein MLQKILKYLAIIPIVFLSCSSSRGHSPEDSGANVFADFNKNGEEDGDFGSSSSSVALKTIVIDAGHGGVDGGAQGKYSNEKEVTLAVALKLRKELQARLPYTKIVMTRTTDITQNVKRKADIANQAKGDLFISIHCNSASSQASGTETYIWGISKNDDKTLAMRENESLGKESANFKPNDPQKKMYYSLKTRRYFSRSLSLAVNIEKEFTQIGRTSREARQRTKGIWVLQATAMPSVLVETGFISNPKEEKYLNSTYGQNQIAICIAKAVVDYNKALMKSTQETGSQKAKSSSKKTKIRKPKAVMK from the coding sequence ATGTTGCAAAAAATATTAAAATACCTAGCAATCATTCCGATTGTTTTTCTTTCTTGTAGTTCGTCACGTGGACATAGTCCGGAAGACTCTGGTGCCAATGTTTTTGCTGATTTCAATAAAAATGGTGAGGAGGATGGAGATTTTGGTTCTAGTTCGTCCTCTGTTGCTTTAAAAACCATTGTTATTGATGCTGGTCATGGTGGTGTTGATGGAGGCGCTCAAGGTAAATACTCCAATGAAAAAGAAGTTACCTTAGCGGTTGCTCTTAAATTGAGAAAGGAATTACAAGCAAGACTCCCCTATACGAAAATCGTAATGACACGAACAACAGACATTACTCAAAATGTCAAAAGGAAAGCTGATATAGCGAATCAAGCGAAAGGTGATCTATTTATTTCCATACATTGTAACAGCGCGTCTTCGCAAGCTTCCGGTACGGAAACTTACATCTGGGGTATTTCCAAAAATGATGACAAGACTTTGGCAATGCGCGAAAATGAATCTTTAGGCAAAGAATCCGCAAACTTTAAACCTAATGATCCACAAAAAAAAATGTACTATTCTCTTAAAACCCGTAGATATTTTAGTAGAAGCCTTTCATTAGCTGTTAATATTGAAAAAGAATTTACACAAATAGGCCGTACTAGTCGTGAGGCGCGCCAACGTACCAAAGGGATTTGGGTATTGCAAGCTACGGCAATGCCAAGTGTATTGGTAGAAACAGGATTCATTTCCAATCCAAAAGAAGAAAAATATTTGAATTCTACTTATGGACAAAATCAAATTGCTATTTGCATTGCCAAAGCGGTAGTTGATTATAATAAAGCATTGATGAAATCTACCCAAGAAACAGGAAGTCAAAAAGCAAAATCGAGTTCAAAAAAGACCAAAATTAGAAAACCTAAAGCAGTGATGAAATAG